From one Pedobacter faecalis genomic stretch:
- a CDS encoding MBL fold metallo-hydrolase: protein MILEDFICLDNTGLYCRYGDFYIDPKQAVKQAIVSHAHGDHAVGGNAVVYCTEATSLFMKHRYKNFSAGTFHIKEYHQQFVLNDVNVTFIPAGHMLGSAMILMEYKGVRYLYTGDYKLQSDETCEPIEYVKADVLITETTFANPEVVHPEAELEILKLSSTVHNIMLGAYALGKSQRLISLINRYCTEKRILVHHSIMPYINIYRQMGVNLGRYEIYDRKVMKAEKTNLIYLVPPMAFNSYIRAVGVKRVFASGWKHLQRTNDMDLYISDHVDWNGIINTVAYVQPKQIWTNHGNGMLLKDYYQKSLVVKLLN from the coding sequence ATGATTCTCGAAGATTTTATTTGTCTCGATAACACGGGACTGTATTGCAGATATGGGGATTTTTATATAGATCCTAAGCAGGCGGTTAAGCAGGCAATCGTTTCACACGCGCATGGCGACCATGCGGTAGGCGGAAATGCTGTGGTTTATTGCACTGAGGCTACATCTCTGTTCATGAAACACCGGTATAAAAATTTCTCCGCTGGTACGTTCCACATCAAAGAATATCACCAACAGTTTGTGTTAAATGATGTAAACGTAACATTTATTCCGGCAGGGCATATGCTCGGTTCGGCAATGATCCTGATGGAATACAAGGGGGTGCGTTATCTTTACACAGGTGATTATAAGCTTCAGTCTGACGAAACCTGCGAACCTATTGAGTATGTCAAAGCGGATGTGTTAATTACCGAAACTACCTTCGCGAACCCGGAAGTTGTGCATCCGGAGGCCGAACTGGAAATTCTGAAACTAAGCAGTACCGTGCATAACATTATGTTGGGTGCTTACGCCTTAGGAAAAAGTCAGCGTCTGATCAGTTTAATCAATCGGTATTGTACAGAAAAAAGGATATTGGTGCATCACAGCATCATGCCATACATAAATATTTACCGCCAAATGGGTGTAAACCTGGGCAGGTATGAAATATATGACCGCAAGGTCATGAAGGCGGAGAAAACGAATCTGATATATCTTGTGCCGCCCATGGCCTTCAACAGTTACATCCGCGCTGTTGGTGTAAAACGGGTATTTGCTAGCGGATGGAAGCATTTGCAACGCACAAACGACATGGATCTGTACATATCCGACCATGTAGACTGGAACGGAATCATCAATACCGTAGCGTATGTACAGCCTAAGCAAATATGGACAAACCATGGCAATGGAATGCTTTTAAAGGATTATTATCAAAAATCTTTGGTAGTTAAATTGCTTAATTAA
- the yajC gene encoding preprotein translocase subunit YajC, whose amino-acid sequence MISTIILQAAAGGGGFMSLLPLVLIFVVMYFFMIRPQLKKAKEHKKLIQELKKGDKIVTTAGIHGRIIDMNETTFLIEVESGAKIRFDKTAVSLDATKTVVPKSDKKDTPKIETAAS is encoded by the coding sequence ATGATATCTACGATAATTTTACAGGCGGCAGCTGGTGGCGGTGGTTTTATGAGTTTACTGCCTTTAGTGCTGATTTTTGTGGTCATGTATTTCTTCATGATCAGGCCACAGCTTAAAAAAGCGAAAGAGCACAAAAAGCTGATTCAGGAACTAAAGAAGGGTGATAAGATTGTCACAACCGCAGGAATACACGGTCGCATTATCGATATGAACGAAACTACCTTCCTGATTGAAGTGGAGAGCGGAGCAAAGATACGGTTTGATAAGACTGCAGTATCTCTGGACGCTACGAAAACCGTTGTGCCAAAATCTGATAAAAAGGATACTCCAAAGATCGAAACCGCTGCGAGCTAG
- a CDS encoding phosphatase PAP2 family protein, whose translation MIEALLQFDHDLFLDIHRGMSNPFFDWLLPLMRNKYFWAPLYLFIIVYCVREYKKKGWLIVGMLLFTFALGDLSASRVIKPTVGRLRPCNEPALSGQIIARVPCGAGYSFPSAHATNHFALSVFCILVFYRRWKPILPIALFWAAIITFSQIYVGVHYPVDTLIGAMLGTTIGILTSKLYKTLEQRL comes from the coding sequence ATGATCGAAGCGCTGCTGCAATTTGATCATGATTTGTTCCTTGACATTCACCGGGGGATGTCAAATCCTTTTTTCGATTGGCTGCTGCCTCTGATGCGGAATAAATATTTCTGGGCGCCGCTCTACTTGTTCATCATTGTGTATTGTGTGCGCGAGTACAAAAAAAAGGGATGGCTTATTGTTGGGATGTTGTTGTTCACCTTTGCACTGGGCGATTTGTCAGCATCGCGTGTGATAAAGCCTACTGTTGGTCGCCTAAGGCCCTGCAATGAACCGGCACTGTCTGGTCAAATCATCGCCAGGGTACCTTGCGGGGCGGGTTATAGTTTTCCCTCTGCGCATGCCACCAATCACTTTGCGCTTTCCGTTTTCTGTATACTGGTTTTCTACAGGCGATGGAAACCGATTCTACCTATTGCCTTGTTCTGGGCGGCGATCATTACCTTTTCGCAGATTTATGTAGGCGTGCATTACCCGGTCGACACCTTGATAGGCGCCATGCTTGGGACAACGATTGGTATACTGACTTCAAAACTTTATAAAACGCTAGAGCAACGACTGTAA
- a CDS encoding cysteine desulfurase family protein: protein MQRIYLDNAATTPLDPVVIDEMVQVMTQYYGNPSSIHAQGREVRTIIEKARKTVAGLLNVTPAEIFFTSGGTEADNTAIRCGIAAYGIKHAITSKIEHHAVEHTLNTLLKQGVIDKLSFVDVDSKGNVNLHHLRQLLQDNERSFVSLMHANNELGTLTDIERVGEICEEHNAIFHCDTVQTMGHYVHDLRKIKAHFVVCAAHKLHGPKGVGFLYVNHQVKISPMIFGGAQERNMRGGTENVYGIVGLAKAMEIAYAEMKEHQHYIQELKSYLIGRLTQEIPDLCFNGEIAPERSLYTVLNVSFPAMDMGDMLLFNLDINGISASGGSACSSGSNIGSHVLAGISADPNRPSVRFSFSKFNTKEELDILVDKVKQIVSQNVAV from the coding sequence ATGCAAAGAATTTATTTGGATAACGCCGCTACAACGCCATTAGATCCTGTGGTCATTGATGAGATGGTTCAGGTTATGACTCAGTATTACGGCAATCCGTCATCTATCCACGCACAGGGGCGGGAAGTTCGCACCATCATTGAAAAGGCAAGGAAGACCGTTGCCGGCCTGCTTAATGTGACGCCTGCCGAGATATTTTTCACTTCAGGCGGAACGGAGGCAGATAACACGGCCATAAGGTGTGGCATCGCCGCTTATGGTATAAAGCATGCCATTACGTCTAAAATTGAACATCACGCCGTAGAGCACACGTTGAATACGCTGCTGAAACAAGGCGTAATTGATAAACTCAGCTTTGTGGATGTTGATAGTAAGGGCAACGTAAACCTGCATCATTTAAGGCAGTTGCTGCAAGACAATGAACGTTCGTTCGTATCTCTCATGCATGCCAACAATGAGCTGGGTACACTAACGGATATTGAACGCGTGGGCGAAATATGCGAGGAACACAACGCAATCTTTCATTGTGATACCGTACAGACCATGGGGCACTACGTACATGACCTGAGGAAGATCAAGGCACATTTCGTTGTTTGCGCAGCGCATAAACTACACGGCCCAAAAGGCGTTGGATTTTTATATGTAAACCACCAGGTAAAGATCAGCCCGATGATTTTTGGCGGGGCACAGGAACGTAACATGCGCGGGGGTACCGAGAATGTATATGGCATTGTAGGCTTGGCGAAGGCAATGGAAATTGCTTATGCGGAAATGAAGGAGCATCAGCATTATATCCAGGAATTAAAATCGTATCTGATCGGCCGGCTTACTCAGGAGATTCCAGATCTCTGTTTTAACGGCGAGATAGCACCCGAGAGAAGTCTTTATACCGTGCTGAACGTATCCTTCCCGGCAATGGACATGGGAGATATGCTGCTTTTCAATCTGGATATTAATGGAATTTCAGCATCTGGCGGCAGCGCCTGCTCATCTGGGTCAAACATAGGATCGCACGTTCTTGCAGGTATATCCGCCGATCCGAACAGGCCTTCGGTCAGATTCTCTTTCAGTAAGTTCAACACCAAAGAAGAACTGGATATTCTGGTAGATAAAGTCAAGCAGATCGTCAGCCAGAACGTCGCGGTCTAA
- a CDS encoding class I SAM-dependent methyltransferase: MQRKWFQYWFNSPFYHILYSQRNDAEAELLIDNLSAYLKPAANAKILDIACGRGRHAVYLHKKGYDVTGIDLSEQSIKYAQQFEQKNLHFYVHDMRKLCYINYFDIAVNLFTSFGYFETEKDHVNALKSFRKSLKADGTLVLDYFNTEKIIKNLTHQEIKVVEGIEFHLHKFVSEGKIIKHINFEHKSKTYAFEERVQAFTLSDFERMFSKSGLQIKEKFGSYELEPYDEMRSDRVIFICKRA, from the coding sequence ATGCAGCGAAAATGGTTTCAATACTGGTTCAACTCCCCGTTTTATCATATCCTGTACAGTCAGCGCAATGATGCTGAAGCTGAATTACTTATAGATAATCTTTCGGCATACCTAAAGCCGGCTGCCAACGCTAAGATTCTTGATATTGCTTGTGGAAGAGGGCGACACGCGGTATATCTGCATAAGAAGGGCTACGATGTGACTGGTATTGACTTGTCGGAACAAAGCATTAAATATGCCCAGCAGTTTGAACAGAAAAACCTGCATTTTTATGTACATGACATGCGAAAGTTGTGCTACATCAACTATTTTGATATTGCGGTAAACCTGTTCACCAGCTTTGGATATTTCGAAACGGAAAAGGATCACGTCAACGCGCTGAAGTCATTCCGTAAAAGCCTGAAGGCTGACGGGACACTTGTACTGGATTATTTTAATACCGAAAAGATCATCAAGAACCTTACACATCAGGAAATTAAGGTGGTTGAAGGTATTGAGTTCCATCTGCACAAATTCGTATCTGAAGGCAAGATTATCAAACACATCAACTTTGAACATAAAAGCAAGACGTATGCCTTCGAAGAAAGGGTGCAAGCTTTCACTTTAAGCGATTTCGAGCGTATGTTTTCAAAAAGCGGGCTGCAGATCAAAGAGAAATTCGGCAGCTATGAACTGGAACCGTACGACGAAATGCGTTCTGATCGTGTGATATTTATCTGTAAACGGGCATGA
- a CDS encoding MarR family winged helix-turn-helix transcriptional regulator, which produces MQLLKDTFTSRFENEHQKAIVNVLYTYSWCIDQLKQVTAPYEITTQQFNILRILRGQYPNASTINLLRTRMLDKMSDASRIVDRLVQKGLVVKQVSALDKRAVDILISEKGLKLLKKMDKEVNVSAIISDNLTEEEARQLNLLLDKMRK; this is translated from the coding sequence ATGCAACTGCTGAAAGATACGTTTACATCACGATTTGAAAATGAACATCAAAAGGCAATCGTTAACGTGCTTTATACTTATAGCTGGTGTATAGATCAGCTGAAGCAAGTAACCGCGCCTTATGAGATTACCACCCAGCAATTTAATATTTTGAGGATACTACGCGGTCAGTATCCTAATGCTTCTACAATTAATCTGCTTAGAACGAGAATGCTTGATAAAATGAGCGATGCCTCCAGAATTGTTGACCGGCTGGTTCAGAAAGGTCTGGTTGTGAAGCAGGTTAGTGCACTGGACAAGCGCGCGGTTGATATATTAATTAGTGAGAAGGGACTTAAGCTCCTGAAAAAAATGGATAAGGAAGTTAATGTGTCGGCTATTATATCAGATAACCTGACAGAGGAGGAGGCCAGGCAATTGAACTTACTGCTGGACAAAATGCGCAAATAA
- the glmM gene encoding phosphoglucosamine mutase: MTLIKSISGIRGTIGGAPGEGLTPMDIVKFTAAYGAWVIRTTGNKKIVLGRDARTSGAMVNRIVTGTLQGLGINVIDLGLSTTPTVEIAVPLEQAGGGIILTASHNPAQWNALKLLNGKGEFISDAEGKEVLDIAESGTFDFAEVEELGQVSTDDTYLQKHIDAILSLPLVDVAAIKAADFTVAIDCVNSTGGIFVPALLKALGVTNIHELYCEPNGHFPHNPEPLPENLTAIAGMVKEKGADLGIVVDPDVDRLCFVNEDGSMFGEEYTLVAVADYILKNSPGNAVSNLSSTRALRDVTEAAGGNYYAAAVGEVNVVNKMKESEAIIGGEGNGGIIYPELHYGRDALVGIALFLTHLAKSGVSMTQLRGGYPQYSISKNKITLTPGMDIDALLLKIQDKYSDQPNSTIDGLKIEFGKEWVHLRKSNTEPIIRIYSEASSAERADALAMNVISDIKAILN, from the coding sequence TTGACACTTATAAAATCTATCTCTGGTATCAGGGGAACGATAGGTGGTGCGCCTGGTGAAGGGCTTACGCCTATGGATATCGTAAAATTTACCGCCGCCTACGGAGCCTGGGTTATTCGTACCACAGGGAACAAGAAAATCGTTTTGGGTCGCGATGCGCGGACCTCAGGCGCGATGGTTAATCGTATAGTTACCGGCACCCTTCAAGGCCTTGGCATAAATGTCATCGACCTCGGACTGTCTACTACTCCTACAGTGGAAATAGCTGTTCCGCTTGAACAGGCCGGGGGCGGAATTATCCTGACTGCAAGCCACAACCCAGCGCAGTGGAATGCACTGAAGCTGTTAAACGGTAAGGGCGAGTTCATCAGCGACGCTGAGGGTAAGGAGGTGCTGGATATTGCCGAGAGCGGCACCTTTGATTTTGCTGAAGTAGAAGAACTCGGTCAGGTATCTACAGATGACACCTACCTGCAAAAGCATATCGATGCAATTTTAAGTCTTCCGCTTGTAGACGTTGCAGCCATTAAAGCCGCTGATTTTACTGTGGCGATCGACTGCGTGAATTCGACGGGCGGAATCTTTGTGCCAGCTTTACTTAAGGCTTTAGGCGTAACCAATATTCATGAACTTTATTGCGAGCCAAATGGCCACTTTCCTCATAATCCGGAACCATTACCCGAAAACCTTACAGCCATAGCTGGTATGGTTAAAGAGAAGGGTGCCGATCTTGGTATCGTCGTCGACCCTGATGTCGACAGGTTGTGCTTCGTGAATGAAGACGGAAGCATGTTTGGCGAGGAGTACACCCTCGTGGCCGTGGCCGACTATATCCTGAAAAATAGCCCGGGTAATGCAGTCTCCAACCTGTCGTCAACGAGGGCCTTACGGGACGTTACCGAAGCAGCGGGAGGTAATTACTACGCTGCGGCTGTTGGAGAGGTTAATGTGGTCAACAAAATGAAAGAGAGCGAGGCGATTATAGGAGGGGAAGGAAATGGGGGTATTATTTATCCTGAATTGCATTACGGCCGTGATGCTTTGGTTGGAATAGCCTTATTTTTAACACACCTGGCCAAATCTGGTGTTTCAATGACCCAGCTCAGGGGCGGTTATCCTCAATACAGCATCTCAAAGAACAAGATCACATTAACGCCAGGGATGGATATCGATGCGCTTTTACTTAAAATTCAGGACAAGTATAGCGATCAGCCCAACAGTACAATAGACGGACTCAAAATAGAATTCGGCAAAGAATGGGTGCATCTTAGAAAGTCAAACACCGAACCGATCATTCGTATATACAGTGAAGCATCATCGGCCGAGCGTGCGGACGCACTGGCCATGAATGTCATTTCGGATATCAAAGCAATATTAAATTAG
- the coaE gene encoding dephospho-CoA kinase (Dephospho-CoA kinase (CoaE) performs the final step in coenzyme A biosynthesis.), with product MKKIGITGGIGSGKTTVCRVFQTLGIPVFYADEAARSVMIKDQELMCGLKQEFGSESYFNDGSLNRAHIAGIVFHDADRLAKLNALVHPAVFRAFDQWCADLPVGFPYVLKEAALLFESGSASMCDENIVVVSPVQLKLERVMKRDNTNTEEIMARMSKQLPDDKKAELADHVIVNDENESLIAQVVRLHQRYLD from the coding sequence ATGAAGAAAATTGGTATAACCGGGGGGATCGGGAGTGGAAAGACGACGGTTTGCAGGGTTTTTCAAACTCTTGGAATTCCAGTTTTTTATGCTGACGAAGCGGCCAGGAGCGTAATGATCAAAGATCAGGAACTGATGTGTGGTTTAAAGCAGGAATTCGGATCGGAGAGCTACTTCAATGACGGATCATTGAACCGGGCTCATATAGCCGGGATTGTATTTCATGATGCAGATAGATTAGCCAAGCTAAATGCGCTCGTGCATCCAGCCGTTTTCAGAGCTTTCGATCAATGGTGCGCAGATTTGCCGGTCGGCTTTCCCTACGTACTTAAAGAAGCCGCATTGCTGTTTGAAAGCGGTTCGGCGTCAATGTGTGATGAGAATATCGTTGTGGTATCTCCCGTGCAACTGAAGCTTGAACGGGTGATGAAGCGGGATAACACGAACACGGAAGAGATTATGGCAAGAATGAGTAAACAACTGCCCGATGACAAGAAAGCCGAGCTGGCCGACCACGTCATTGTAAATGATGAAAACGAATCGCTGATTGCCCAGGTGGTACGCCTGCACCAAAGATACCTGGATTAG
- a CDS encoding DUF5522 domain-containing protein, with the protein MTGEPDYYFNEQGLMVFTKAYHLKRGFCCKNKCKHCPWGFGREKIKKQTPEKR; encoded by the coding sequence ATGACAGGGGAGCCAGATTACTACTTCAATGAACAAGGTCTTATGGTTTTTACCAAAGCCTATCACCTGAAACGAGGATTCTGTTGCAAGAATAAATGTAAGCATTGTCCCTGGGGATTTGGCAGAGAGAAAATAAAAAAGCAAACACCTGAGAAACGCTAA
- a CDS encoding CdaR family protein: MPVIKLTKIERKRFLAFITCLLIAIGAWLFLALNNKYIYTAKTVLVYKNFPSKRAFHALQSDTVDLQVEGTGWQLLFARLRIKPQSISINLEKLNSRNYILFSEQLLSVNNQLETAQKVISVKPDTLYFDFSERKVKRVPLKLLSKLGFAKQYGVSGETELTPEYITLSGPEQDLKQISEWYTDTLSADQIQRTFVARVPVMRNRMKNVSIFPTSAEVRIPVDEFTEKTLELPIRVINNKQYLNVRLFPKKVKVTFLVSLSDYQQIDEEFMDAAVDIDDWRMLGHSQLRIKMRRFPEYCRLVKLEPEKVDFIIEK, encoded by the coding sequence ATGCCCGTAATTAAACTCACGAAAATAGAGCGTAAGCGTTTTTTGGCATTTATCACTTGTTTGCTGATCGCTATCGGTGCGTGGTTATTCCTTGCTCTGAACAATAAATATATATATACGGCCAAGACAGTTTTAGTTTACAAGAACTTTCCCTCAAAGCGGGCTTTTCATGCCTTACAGTCGGACACTGTAGATCTGCAGGTAGAGGGAACCGGCTGGCAACTGTTGTTTGCCCGGCTGCGTATAAAGCCACAGTCCATATCGATCAATTTGGAAAAGCTGAACAGCCGTAACTACATTTTATTTTCGGAGCAACTGCTTAGCGTCAACAATCAGTTGGAAACGGCTCAGAAAGTCATTTCGGTGAAGCCGGATACGCTTTATTTTGATTTCTCGGAGCGCAAAGTAAAACGAGTGCCGTTAAAGCTGTTGTCCAAGCTTGGTTTCGCTAAGCAGTACGGTGTTTCCGGTGAAACGGAACTCACGCCGGAATACATTACCCTGTCGGGCCCTGAGCAGGATCTTAAGCAAATATCAGAGTGGTATACAGACACGCTTTCGGCCGACCAGATACAGCGAACTTTTGTGGCCCGTGTACCGGTTATGCGGAACCGCATGAAAAACGTAAGTATATTTCCGACAAGTGCGGAAGTACGTATTCCCGTCGATGAATTTACGGAGAAGACTTTGGAATTACCTATCCGGGTGATCAACAACAAACAATATTTAAACGTTCGGCTGTTTCCCAAGAAAGTTAAGGTCACATTTTTAGTGTCTTTGTCTGATTATCAGCAGATCGACGAAGAATTTATGGATGCTGCGGTAGATATCGATGACTGGAGGATGCTTGGACATAGTCAGTTAAGAATCAAAATGCGGCGCTTTCCGGAATACTGCAGGCTGGTAAAGCTGGAGCCGGAAAAGGTCGATTTCATTATAGAGAAGTAA
- a CDS encoding ZIP family metal transporter, with protein MEFWKLLVLFLSAFFGGASIFLVKSDKSQLLKLILSFSGAYLFAITVLHLIPEAYHDHHHDIGIFILIGFLLQVFLEQFSEGVEHGHIHKHNEAQVFPYGIMISLCLHAFLEGMPLAKDHHNALIFGISLHHIPAAFALASILLQNKFTAPRILIFISVFAIMAPLGFYVSYGMSTGSIGNVEEYFSRIMGIVIGIFLHISTTILFESSVDHKVNKRKMVAVLCGISIALIGYFLSGSGTGHTH; from the coding sequence ATGGAATTCTGGAAGCTATTGGTTTTATTCCTCAGCGCCTTTTTCGGTGGTGCTTCAATTTTCCTGGTAAAAAGCGACAAATCACAGTTGCTGAAGCTCATTCTGTCTTTCAGCGGTGCTTATCTTTTTGCAATAACGGTGTTGCATCTGATCCCGGAAGCCTATCACGACCATCATCATGATATTGGCATCTTCATATTGATTGGATTTTTGCTGCAGGTATTTCTCGAACAGTTTTCGGAGGGTGTGGAACATGGCCATATACACAAACACAACGAAGCACAGGTGTTCCCTTATGGCATCATGATCAGCTTATGCTTGCATGCTTTCCTTGAAGGAATGCCGCTGGCCAAGGACCATCATAATGCGCTGATTTTTGGGATTTCCCTGCACCATATTCCGGCTGCTTTTGCGCTGGCCAGCATTTTGCTCCAGAATAAGTTTACGGCACCAAGAATATTGATATTTATTTCAGTATTTGCCATTATGGCGCCATTAGGTTTTTATGTGAGCTACGGAATGAGCACTGGCTCCATCGGAAACGTCGAGGAATATTTCAGCAGGATCATGGGAATTGTGATCGGCATATTTCTGCATATTTCCACAACAATTCTTTTCGAATCGAGTGTAGACCACAAAGTGAACAAGCGGAAAATGGTAGCGGTATTGTGCGGAATCTCTATTGCACTCATCGGATATTTCCTATCCGGGTCTGGTACCGGACACACGCATTGA
- a CDS encoding DUF1573 domain-containing protein — MKKILFALFVAAALTSCQSKTEQTNESASSPVDTSSLKQDGPVMKFTTETYNFGKIKKGESVSYSFTFKNMGQVPLIITDAVTTCGCTVPEVPKEPVKPGDEGKLNVVFNSAGKPVGMTDRVVTVMSNALNSSVQLHIVGEITE, encoded by the coding sequence ATGAAGAAAATTTTATTTGCGCTGTTTGTTGCAGCCGCGCTCACATCATGCCAGTCTAAAACGGAACAAACAAACGAAAGTGCTTCCTCACCGGTCGATACTTCCTCATTGAAGCAGGACGGTCCTGTGATGAAATTTACTACGGAGACTTATAATTTCGGTAAGATAAAGAAGGGTGAGTCAGTGTCTTACAGCTTCACGTTTAAGAATATGGGGCAAGTTCCGCTGATTATAACGGACGCTGTTACTACATGCGGATGTACAGTGCCTGAGGTTCCCAAAGAACCGGTTAAGCCGGGTGACGAAGGAAAATTGAACGTGGTGTTTAACAGCGCGGGTAAACCGGTGGGTATGACTGACCGCGTGGTAACCGTGATGTCCAATGCTTTAAACAGTTCAGTGCAGTTGCATATAGTGGGAGAAATAACAGAATAG